The proteins below come from a single Xenopus tropicalis strain Nigerian chromosome 9, UCB_Xtro_10.0, whole genome shotgun sequence genomic window:
- the t2r19 gene encoding bitter taste receptor 19 (The RefSeq protein has 1 substitution compared to this genomic sequence), which translates to MSLTMEVIKITIIIVTWLCGSILNSSIVAVYLRDWKNGMSLGECDRTILSMGCNNLLLQGCLSVSEFINIFQLYRLFFKEFTVLGCILFLFLSYLSMWLTVCLSICYCVKLANISHGLFVRLKRGISTASTLFLFGSVVASCLINVPLIWTMDTEFLENTTADNVIYKLDIKFMSFNIVFGCCVPILVTSLCIGLSVMSLLRHVQRMKNNTSPSWNPQLKSHERACRTMSLVLILNLTFSVTIITLAMGLMNHKDVLVNDILYWSVVLTNPSAAAIVLIFGNTKLKTALSKICC; encoded by the coding sequence ATGTCACTCACTATGGAAGTGATAAAGATAACAATTATTATAGTGACTTGGCTATGTGGGTCCATCCTAAACTCATCTATTGTAGCTGTGTATCTCAGAGACTGGAAGAATGGAATGAGCCTTGGGGAGTGTGATCGGACCATTCTGAGCATGGGGTGCAACAACCTACTCCTGCAGGGCTGTCTGTCCGTCAGTGAATTCATTAATATTTTTCAACTGTACAGGTTGTTCTTCAAAGAGTTCACTGTGTTGGGTTGcatattattcttatttttgagTTATCTCTCCATGTGGCTCACTGCCTGCCTCTCCATTTGCTACTGTGTGAAGCTGGCCAATATCTCACATGGATTGTTTGTTAGATTAAAAAGGGGAATCTCTACTGCAAGTACTCTCTTCCTATTTGGATCAGTGGTGGCTTCATGCTTGATTAACGTCCCCCTAATTTGGACAATGGATACAGAATTCCTGGAGAATACCACAGCTGATAACGTCATCTACAAACTGGATATTAAATTCATGTCTTTCAACATTGTCTTTGGTTGCTGTGTGCCGATTCTTGTAACTTCTCTTTGTATTGGACTCAGTGTGATGTCCCTCCTAAGACATGTTCAGAGGATGAAGAACAACACTTCTCCGTCCTGGAATCCTCAGTTGAAGAGTCACGAGAGAGCTTGCAGGACAATGTCCTTGGTTTTGATTCTCAACTTGACGTTCTCTGTGACAATCATTACTTTGGCCATGGGTCTAATGAACCACAAGGATGTCCTCGTTAATGATATATTATACTGGTCTGTTGTTTTGACAAATCCCTCGGCGGCTGCCATCGTTCTGATCTTTGGAAACACCAAGCTGAAGACGGCCTTGTCAAAGATCTGTTGTTGA